AACATTATAACAGATTCTATAAGTCAAATTGCTAATCAAACCAATTTATTAGCTCTAAATGCAGCCATTGAAGCAGCAAGAGCCGGTGAAGCTGGAAGAGGTTTCTCCGTAGTAGCAGATGAAGTTAGAAAATTAGCTGAGAATTCAAAAGAAGCTGTTGAAAACATAACAAAAATATTAGAAAAGATAAAAATTGACATACTAAATACCTCATCAGCAGTATCTAATGGTCAATCAGCCTTAACTTTTCAAACTGAAACTATAGCAAATACCAAAAACTCTTTTACAGATATTAAATCTTCAATTGATGAGACTATATGTGAAATAAACAATAGTATAAATACTTTAGTAGAAGCTTCTTCTACAACTAATACTCTAATAAATAATATAGATACTTTAAATTCAGACATGGTAAATAATGATTCCTTATGCTCTAATGTCTCTACAAGTTTAGAAGAACAAAACTCATATATAAACACTTTAAATTCCTCTATAGACAAATTGCATTCTACAGAAAATAAATTTAAAAATTTCATAGATTAGATATAAAAGAGCATAGATTATTTTTTATACAATAATCTATGCTCCTCTACTACTATAATCCCTAATATAAAATTTTAATCTAATATCTTTATAGGCTTAAAATCTAAATAATCTGCTGAAGTAACAATATACTCTATGCCCTCTATATTTCCTTGAAAAAGCCTTTTTAAAGCTGGGCCATGTATATGCCCATATATGACCTTTTCAACATCATACTCCTTAAGCAAATCTATAATTTCTGTGTTTTGAAATTTATCATTAGTAGGTGGATAATGTAGCATTACGATAATCTTTTGAAATCCCCCTTTTTTAGCACTGTCTAAAGATAATTTCAATCTTATTAATTCTCTATTATATATTTTTTTATTATGTTCTGTAGAGTTATCTCCAAAAGGTATTACCCATCCTCGAGTCCCACAAATAGCATATTCTTTATAAGAGAAGTGATTATTTTGTATAAAATTCATCTCTTCATATAGATTATTAAGTTTAGTTATACTCGTCCACCAATAATCATGGTTCCCCTTGACAAATATTTTTCTTCCTGGCAACGAATCAACCCACTGTAACTCTTTAATTCCCTCTTCCATATTCATGGACCATGATATATCTCCTGCTATTAAAATTGTATCTTCTTCTTTTATCTTATCCATCCAATTATTTTTTATTTTTTCATCATGGTCTCTCCAGTTATCCCCAAAGATGTCCATAGGTTTATCTGCACTTAAAGACAAATGCAAATCTGATAAAGCATATAATGCCATATTTATAACTCCTTTATTATTTTATTGATGAGTCTACATCCATTACATAAGCTATTACTTTTGCCACTGTATCGTATAATTCATAGGGTATGCTGCTACCTACATCTACATTCAATAGTAAATTGGCTAATTCTTCATTATACACTATTGGCACATTATTTTCATTAGCCTTTTCCAGTATTTTATCAGCTATTTCCCCCATGCCTGCTGCTGTAACTATAGGAGCATCATAATTTGTATCATATTTTAACGCTGCAGCTTTATTATTCTTATCCATAACTTTCTCCATTCTACATTACACTTTAACATTTAATTTATTTAATCCACAATCTCCAAAAAACTCTCTGCAATTAGATAAATTAAATTCCTCTTCTTTTTCACTTACCTTTATATAAATATTATAAAGGCTATCACTTAGCATTTCCAATAATTTATCTTTATTTTTTTCTACCATTTTAACCCAATTACGTTGGCATTTTATTTCTACATTCATTATAGAGTTATCTACCCTAATAAATGTATCCACCACTCCCATATTTATAGTTTTAATTGAAGTAGCTATTTTCACATTTTTAGTGTCTATAACTTTTCCCTTTTCTCTTCCATCTTTTATTACTAATTTACAAGGGTACACATTGTCCCTTATATTTATTGGCAAATCTAAATAATAATATTCATTACTTAAGGAATTAAATATTTTAAAATTACTAATATTATCCTTAAGCATTTCCATTACTTTAGGATAATTCTTTGAATCTGACTTTATAATATTATCTAACAAATCTTTTATTATATTCTTCATTTCATTTGTTTTAAGTTCTACTTGATTTTTAACTTCCTTGTGTAACTCCTTCCAACTAGTATCTTTCACCATATTTTCAGAAGTATTTTTAATTCTATTTTCACCATTTTTCTCAATACTATCTTTACTATTGTTATCTATACTTTTTTCTATATTTTTAGTATTATCTTCAGTATTTTTACTGTTATTTTCTATATTTTTACTGATACTATCTAAATTTTTACTGCTATTTTCTAAATTTTCATTGCTATTCTCTATATTTTTTTCAGTACTAATCTGTATATTATCTTCAATGTTTTTTTCAGTGACATTTTGGATGTTGTTTTTAGTATTATTTTTTATACTATTTTCAGCGGAAGCTGTTTTCTCTTGTAATTTATACTCCATATTATCACTTTTTGTTTCTACCTGCACAGTTTCCTTTAAACTTTTTAATAATTTTTGTTCATAACTATCTTCAGTTGTACTCAAACTTTCCTTCAAACCTTTTGATTGTAACCCTTTTAGTAATGTAAAAATATCTTTTGACCCTTTAAATACATTTACAAAACCATCTATATTTTCTTTTGAGATATCTATATTATTTTCATATAATATTAAAATATCTTCTAAATCTAGTTTTTCAAGTGAATTAAAAAATCCCTTTAATAAATTTTTTATCTCATTACCTTCTGTGGAATCTAATGTTATACCCTTACTAGATATATATTTATATATGAAATTATCCACATACTCCTCATTGTGTATCTTTTGCATGAGCTTATCCATATTCTTTACATAAGATATATTTTCTTTAGTTAAAGGGATTTCATGTTTTATCATTTCCTTTAAAATACTATAATCTTCTTTACTTAAATT
The sequence above is drawn from the Haloimpatiens massiliensis genome and encodes:
- a CDS encoding methyl-accepting chemotaxis protein; the encoded protein is MFKHSRKSKNLNTNEDLFNNTNSNNDDISINKSEFLNLYNIFKNSLDSIINPFNQLISNNSNIANCFDEITSLSSSHTTNVKNTLATINDFNVHMEDVAFKINNAHAKVIDANSAADNGIKNLNTLDSSLDELQEAFNSSSVIVNDLVAKIDSVNIITDSISQIANQTNLLALNAAIEAARAGEAGRGFSVVADEVRKLAENSKEAVENITKILEKIKIDILNTSSAVSNGQSALTFQTETIANTKNSFTDIKSSIDETICEINNSINTLVEASSTTNTLINNIDTLNSDMVNNDSLCSNVSTSLEEQNSYINTLNSSIDKLHSTENKFKNFID
- a CDS encoding metallophosphoesterase, whose protein sequence is MALYALSDLHLSLSADKPMDIFGDNWRDHDEKIKNNWMDKIKEEDTILIAGDISWSMNMEEGIKELQWVDSLPGRKIFVKGNHDYWWTSITKLNNLYEEMNFIQNNHFSYKEYAICGTRGWVIPFGDNSTEHNKKIYNRELIRLKLSLDSAKKGGFQKIIVMLHYPPTNDKFQNTEIIDLLKEYDVEKVIYGHIHGPALKRLFQGNIEGIEYIVTSADYLDFKPIKILD
- a CDS encoding EscU/YscU/HrcU family type III secretion system export apparatus switch protein; this translates as MDKNNKAAALKYDTNYDAPIVTAAGMGEIADKILEKANENNVPIVYNEELANLLLNVDVGSSIPYELYDTVAKVIAYVMDVDSSIK